The Falco cherrug isolate bFalChe1 unplaced genomic scaffold, bFalChe1.pri scaffold_259, whole genome shotgun sequence genome includes the window GGGGATCCGGCTcccagtactgggcttactgggaggGATCTGGCTTAATGGGACGGCATCCGGCTcccagtactgggcttactgggaggGTATCTGGCTCCCAGTACTGATTTTACTGGGGGGGAGGGATCCGGCTcccagtactgggcttactgggaggGCATCCAGCTcccagtactgggcttactgggaggGTATCTGGCTCCCAGTACTTATTTTACTGGGGGGGTCTGGCAcccagtactgggcttactggggGCGTCTGGCTCCCAGTACTGGACTTACAGGGAGGGAATCCGGTAcccagtactgggcttactggggGAGGGATCTGGCTTACTGGGAGGGGATTTGGCACCCAGTACTGGGCTCACTGGGGTGGATCTGGCACCCAGCACTGTCCTTACTGAGGGGGTCCGGCTTccagtactgggcttactgggaggGGATCTGGCTCCCAGTACTGATCTTACTGGGGGGGGTTCCGCAcccagtactgggcttactgCGTGGGATCCGGCTcccagtactgggcttactgggaggGGTCTGGCTTACTGGGTGGGGATCTGGCAcccagtactgggcttactgggaggGATCTGGCACCTagtactgggcttactgggaggGAATCCTGCTcccagtactgggcttactggggGGAGGATCTCGCAcccagtactgggcttactgggaggGATCTGTCTcccagtactgggcttactggggTGGATCTGGCACCCAGTACTGCCCTTACTGAGGGGATCCGGCTTCCAGTACTGAGTTTACTGGGTGGGGATCTGGCACCCAGCactgggcttactgggaggGATCCAGCAACCTGTACTGGGCTTGCTGGGAGGGTATCTGCCTCCCAGTACTGATCTTACTGGGGGGGTCCGGCACCCAGTACTGGGCTTAGTGGGGGTCATCAGGCTCCCAGTACTGTGCTTACTGGGAGGTCATCAGGCTCCCAGTACTAGGCTTACTGGGAGGGCTTCTGGCTCCCAGTACTGGGCTTAGTGGGTGGATCCGGCAcccagtactgggcttactgggaggGGATCCAGGTCCCAGTACTGCGCTTACTGGGGGGGGTCCAGCTCTCAGTACTCGGCTTACTGGGGGCGTCTGGCACCCAGTTCTGGGCTTACTGGGAGGGGATCCGGTTcccagtactgggcttactggTAGGGGTCCGGCTCCCAGTACTGGGCTTACACAGCGACACCTGCTGGCCGCCACGCCCTAACTACCTacatttcccccctccctgtgcATATTTAAATGGGCTAGAATATAACAATCTTACAGAATATATATCGTGATCTTGGGTAAAAGACTTAAGGCACACTATGCTTAACTAAAGAGgctaaaaataccaaaaattCTAAAAAGGACGTACCATAATTTCGCAATAACAACCAGAAGGCACACTGAGCAAGTGGTAATTGGGCGGTAACTGGGGGTGACGGGGTGTAACTTGGGATAACTGGGGGAAAAACTGtccaagtacatttttaaagcagttgttGGTGTTCTACAAACACGATGTTGATCTTTTCTAGCCGCCTCTCGACGAAAGACACGAGCCTGTTTAATATACAGGGTCCGAAGATCAATGTCATCAGGATCACCGCGATCGGTCCTACCAAGGTGGCTATCAGGGTGCTTAGCCACCGTGACTGGTTAAACCATCATTCAAACCACCCTTGTTGGGCTTCCCcgtctctttttctttgagcCAATCTCTCCATTTGGCCATCGAGTCTCTAACCACTCCGGTGTGgtcagcagaaaagcagcatcccTCTTCCAGGGCGGCACAAAGGCCTCCTTGTTGCATAACCAGGAGGTCTGATCGCCGTCTATCCTGCAAAACAACCTCTGAAAGCGAGGAGAGGGATCGCTCCAGAAAGGTGATGGATTtctcgattttttttttttttgcaggtcTTCATCGATGGCGGCTTGTAGTCGAGACAGGCCTCGTCGCTGGGTCACCGGGGAGGTCACTGCCGTGGCCGTGCCGGCTGCTCCCAAACCAAGCAGCGACGCTATTGTTACGGCCGTCAGCACTTCTCTTTTTTGAAGTCTGCTATTAGTTTCTCCCCAATAACGgtacatttcttcttctggatGGTACAGGACTCTGGGAACGATCCAAATTTGTACGCAAAAGTCAGCAGAGTCATCAAAAGGAATTCAAGTGACACACAGGGGGTTACCCCCCGATTGGTGGCAAATCCACATGCCGGGTGCGGATGGGATCGCCCATTTACGGGTTTTGTCAACCGCAACGGTTTTTGTGCAAACAGCACTAGCCCAGCTTGCCAGGGTGGCATTACCAAAACACACGCCCAGGCCCCCGACTTGGTTCAGGGTGATTCCGTTCCGTGGTGCGTCCCACCGACACGGGGTTGCGCTACCGTTGACGAACAGTCAAAGGAAGCACTGAGGGCAATGCCCTCACagaaggggggggaggggataCACGTCGTAACATCACCAACAAGAACTCGTGAGATCCCGGTTTGTCTGATTCAGCGACCGGAAGGTGGCATCGAACACGTTAAAAAATGGCTTGTCGGGCAAATGGTGAGAGTTCACCTTTGGTTGGCTTGAGGGGACTATTTGCTTGGTTGGGAAGGGATCGGTTGGACGGGGGTGGAAGTCGGCAAGCTTGCTTTGCTGGTTATCGCTTTTGATTACGACGTTGGGGCCAATCGCTGCGCCGCTTTTTACTTCCcgttttttaataaaaaacagccCCCCCCTATCTGCGCCGGGTAGCCAGTATCTAACGCCCCAAGTTTTGCCGATAGCCCATCCCAGGTCGTTTTCATTGGTTCcgtttaagaaaatatattggCAGTCACATATTCTATCGAACCCcctgcaggagcgggctggaaactaggaccacgcgtggcaatcagttagctgaggggaatgtgctcgagcttgtctagacaacgattaacatgatgagacgtgtttgcagagcacaggggagtgggagagggatggcgccaaggaaaggtaacaccttgctgttaattgctggcagttaaccaccaatcggggattgcctaggatgcaaggcttagcttcaagaaccaatctgtttcaaacgcgcagcttctgaaagtgtagaaaacctcgtgcttctgtacaatacattgacatttgcttgcatcaagctgcgtcccgtctcctcattcgccgcaaattggtgaccccgacgtgatccgtttaaggatctaacgtgaagggctctcgaatcgcctatctgagcgacatgcagcgaatcccacagaactttgaatgatctgctgaaaggaagcggGAGCCGGccagaaatccctccggaggtgagaggtgagctgtggggaatccgtaatggggaatcaggcttcgtccccagaaggAGACGTttatgagcttatgaaaggtcttcttaataaacataagaaaaatatctccGGACAAGaccttaaagcaatgctcaggtGGGTGCAAGTAAATATGCCCGCAGTGACTGTATCTACAATTTTTACGCGGGAACTTTGGGACGACACAGGGGTGAAATTATGGGATTCTGCGACAAAAGGCAATACTGAGTCCCACCGTCTGCTCTCTTCGTGGAGAGCTATTTTTGAGActatgaaagcagaggaaggagaggaggaggaatcgCAAGCTCCTACAGCTCTTTCCTCATCAGCCTCTAAGTCACAGTGCTCTAGACCCCTGGGTGTCAGTGCAGTGGGGTATCCGCCAGAAGAAGATCCTTTTGACCCAGGACCGATAGACCGTGAAAAAGAACCGTGATTTATACCCTCCTGATCTACGTGATGTgtggacaaaaataaagaaacaagccttaaagGAGGGGGATTTGGACATGGCTAAAACTATAGTTGCTCCGGTCTTGTATTCTCAGGgtcgggcagggggagcacgatgggaggctctttctttttcggTTGTTAAAGAACTGCGCCGCACGGTTACGGAACgtggtatttcttctccctattttataagcctgttatcttctgtgtttgatacttatATCATGACTCCTCACgatttgaaatctttagcacGATTGTTACTAACCCCGAGTCAGTATACGTTGTGGGAGTCGCATTGGAGAGGAGGACTGCAAGCCCTCCTGCTCACGTATGTCAATCATAATGATGCTGCATTAGCTGCATTAACAATAGAGCATCTTATGGGCACCGGGGCACGTGCTGATCCGGTAACACAGGCTCAACACTGCCCCCGTGCGGCGCTCGAGGCAATTAGAGAAGAGgcgaaaaaggcttttttccaggttcctgaCGTACAAAAGCCgcaaaaagcttttactaccATCACTCAGGAGTCTCGAGAACCttatatgcagtttattgatagactaaaacaggctttggaacgtCAAGTAGATAATGCGGAAGCTTGGGATGTATTGCTAACAaaactagctgttgaaaatgctaatggTGATTGTAAAAGGCTACTGAAGTCTcttcccaacccaaaccccactctggtggaaatggtggaagcatGGAACCGAATCGGTACGGTTGACCACAAGTTTgaagctatggctgctgcttttgcagcgaTGCGTGGTGTGGGGAATTGCTATGGTTGTGGTAAGCCTGgccatttaaagagaaattgtcttgcGCGGGCTGCGGGGAATAAACAACAACCTCCTGGTCCTGGAGTTTGTCCGACATGTCGGAAAGGGCGTCATTATGCTAATCAATGTCGATCTAAGTATGATTTCCAGGGACAACCGATACAGGGAAACGGACCGCAGAGCACGGGGCAGCGACGCGCGCAGACACAAgtgccacagctgacatttcaacaagCTCGGAGAGAAGCACCGACACCTCAAGTCCCtgtccagcaacctcaggcagcgccggattggacctggcaacctcCCACACAGTAACGTTGCTCGATTCCTCGGTTCATTTATTATCAACAAATGTCAAAGGACCATTACCCCCTGATACACAGGCTCTATTAATTGGTAGATCTTCCACAACATTGTCTGGTCTCTTTGTTTTACCAGGTGTTATTGACTCTGACAGTGTGGACGAAATTAAAATTATGGCATGGACTCCATTTCCACCTTGTACGATACCTCAAGGTAGTAGAATAGCGCAATTGATTTTGATCCCGGCAGGGGTGAGCTCTCTTACCTCTGATCACCCTCcgcagaggagaggaggtttTGGATCTACAGGGTTCCCTCACATTTTGTGGGTACAATCCATTTCTCCACAGCGACCTATGTATCAGTGTACCCTTATTTACAATGACCAACAAATAGCACTAAATGGGATCATTGACACTGGAGCTGatgtcacagtaatttctcaagCCAAATGGCCTCCGCGATGGCCACTGACTAATGTCTCTCAGGCACTGGCTGGGATAGGGGGGGCCGGTAACAGTCGTCAGAGTTTGGAACTAATTCGAATTCAAGGACCAGAGGGACATGtggcttctgttaaaccttttgtgctgcctgtccctATGGTTTTGTGGGGACGTGATGTATTGTCACAACGGGGAACGTCTATCCGTACACATTTTTAGATGGGGCCATTGAAGTGCGTGACACCCTAAAAATAACTTGGAAGTCTGATGTTCCTATTTGGGTGGATCAATGGCCCCTTCCTGTGGAAAAACTTCGCGCACTTCAAAACTTAGTCTCAGAACAACTGTCCAAAGGACACATTGTGCCCTCTACCAGCCCATGGAATTCACcagtttttgttattaaaaaacaaactggcaagtggcgcttgctccatgatctcagaaaaattaatgatgctatGGAAGATACGGGAGCCCTCCAACCCGGGCTCCCGTCTCCAACTATGATCCCTCGACACTGGCATCTGACTGTCATAGAtcttaaagattgttttttcagtatcccATTGCATCTAGATGATACCCCAAAATTTGCCTTTTCCATTCCAAGCATCACCATGCAAGCTCCGTTGCAGAGATATCAGTGGGTTGTGTTGccacaaggtatgaaaaatagcccTGCAATGTGTCAATGGTATGTGGCGAAAATACTCAGTCCTGTCCGAAATGCTATGCCTACtgtgttattgtatcattatatggatgaccttttagtggcagcacaacatcacgaagtcatggagaaagctgtagcccttgtcaCAGATGCCGTGAATTCGGCAGGTCTCTGTATAGCACCAGAAAAGGTCCAGAAGTTTCCCCCTTGGAAAAATCTGGGCTGGCGAATAAGAGCACAAACTATTGTTCCTCAACCATTGCAGATCAATACCAATGTAAGAAACCTGCACgatgcacaaaaattactgggaacaaTAAATTGGGTTCGACCACTATTGggaatttctaatacagactTGGGTCCTCTGTTTGACCTACTAAAAGGGGACACTAATCCTTGTTCTCCACGTAATCTTAACCCTGAAGCAGATACATCTTTACAAAAGGTTGCCTCAGCTATCACTTCTCGACAGACCCACCGATGGGCCCCTGAATTAcctttttacttgattattttaaaccctgcACGACAGCCTCATGCCCTGATATTTCAACGGGACCTTCAGAACTCGGACCCCCTGTTAATTATTGAATGGATCTTTTTACCTAACCAGcctacaaaaactattttgacacaacatgaaatgtttgccCCTCTGATTGTTAAAGCTAGATCACGCCTGTTAACCTtatcagggaaggattttgtctgtattGGTCTACCAATAACAACAGTATACTTACAATGGCTTTATCGGCAATCAGACACCTTTGTTAGGGCACTTGCCGACTATACAGGCcaaataacttcccatccaccttcacacaaactgtttaacattgactttcgtctgatgttaaaacccagaagaagcgaacaacccttacagGCGCTTACTGTctttacagatggatcaggcaaatcacataaatctgttcttctgtggtgggatgatcaacggagacGATGGGACTTGGACATAGAGacagtctccggttcacctcaaacaggagaactgaatgcagttgttcgtgttttccgaaAATGGAACGTACCACtcaaccttgttactgattctgcttatgttgcaggtattgttccatGAGccgaagcttctgtgctgcggagtgtttcgcattcacaactctttaccctgttacaggaacttattttccttttggactctcgatctgcaCCTTATTTTGTTgtgcatattaggtctcatacctcgctacctggttttcttgcagaaggcaatcgacgagctgatcTACTGACGTTACCAGTTCAAGcactgccagaccgtattgcacaagctaaacgaagtcactcttttttccatcaaaatgctggagctcttaagcgacagtttgaccttacttctcaacaggcatcaagtattattgctgtctgtcctgattgCCAAAAACACTCTTTCCTATCAATTGCtacaggagttaatcctagaggattacaaagcctaccgttatggcaaacagatgtcacacattattctgaatttggtaaccttaaatatatccactcttccattgacacattttcaggtgccttgtttgcctctcgtcacacaggagaaaaagcacgAGATGTTCGTAGACATctaatgcgtgcttttgctacttTGGGTATTCCCttaaagataaagacagataatggtCCAGCTTATGTTCCAACCactataaaaaccttttttgccctatggggtgtaactcatattactggcattcctcattcccccaccggtcaatctctcattgaagggtctcatcagtctctgaaacgtttattacaacaacaaaaagggggaatgggaatggctattccggaggaacggttacagaaaacgttgtatgtttttaattttttgaattgttctttaatagataacaaCCCACCGATAGTTCgacattttactgcaaatgCCTCcttcgaggcacgggttaaagccccagtattggtccgagatccagaaacaggtaaaattatgggaccatatcctcttgttacatggggaaaaggttatgcttgtgtctctacagaaaaaggacccagatggatcccagcaaagaatgtaagacctttccgtgaacctttatTGCAGACAACTGATACCGACCCCgaccctacagaatgaaataaaaactgtgtgaagaTTACTGTTTAGATATAgttatgtaactacatgaatgatttctgccctgagcctggtggtgcatACAGCTGGGgtttgtgtcctggctcagagatgtaaataggggcttctctgttatggtaaagcgtctctctttgcataaaaaaagagagggaatgaagggaatgaccccagaggtgtGTTCAAagaaggcatgcgatgtttgatgtttcgaactttttgattgaaccagttcttgtttggtgtgcccttccacctatgtataatgttaatccaaaagaagctgatattgtttacactttgtcgataattgtctttctgtagatgctaatgtagtaggaggctatgatgggaacgtgtcgcagcggttcttctcttacccagagtaacagcagggaaagcattaaagagttaaatcaccttgtttggtaggcagttaagaatgtgagtcaaaattgctactgcctttgttgttggttcagggacctggctgtgaggatttggatggtatgtgctgcgtggattttaggcgccccactgcagcaacatgttatcaaaatctgagaaaatttcagcctttttagcattcattcactcaattggcagtattgtttggttgctattgccttggttgctgtcatgtttgcaagggccctgcggaacatggcaaacctggtactagctgttcaaaaagcaaaaaggggaaattgtaaaattgtacggaacaaggacagtgggttattttgacattgataatgtgtcttagttggttttttatttgttctattacttgtgccttgtttttgctcggtttcaggggttctttttgtgaaacaggaagggggagatgcagaagcgggctggaaactaggaccacgcgtggcaataagttagctgaggggaatgtgctcgagcttgtctagacaacaattaacatgatgagacgtgtttacagagcacaggggagtgggggacggatggcgccaaggatggcgccaaggaaaggtaacaccttgctgttaattgctggcagttaaccaccaatcggggattgcctaggatgcaaggcttagcttcaagaaccaatctgtttcaaacgcgcagcttctgaaagtgtagaaaacctcgtgcttctgtacaatacaTTgaacatttgcttgcatcaagctgcgtcccgtctcctCATTCGCCGCAACCCCCCTGCCGCGGCGCACTGGTCCTCCCATCCCGTCTACTGTCCCAGGGGTGCAGCCTGTTGGCCCCCAACTGGTCTTAAGAAACGGGTCTGACGTCGCTACCTTCCGGCCGGACGCGATGGTTTCGCAGCCCCAGTAGGAACAGTAATACTGGTAAGGGAGGTTACAGTAAGATTTGCCGGGGTTAGAGCTGG containing:
- the LOC129735060 gene encoding uncharacterized protein LOC129735060; this encodes MAESSGVRLKSIKPDLQNKANENREFLSTGPDHRTPPVTRTPPVAREDGKSASILSASGSSAPAESSQRRNRPPHGGGLPWFWVVLILGVLYHPEEEMYRYWGETNSRLQKREVLTAVTIASLLGLGAAGTATAVTSPVTQRRGLSRLQAAIDEDLQKKKKSRNPSPFWSDPSPRFQRLFCRIDGDQTSWLCNKEAFVPPWKRDAAFLLTTPEWLETRWPNGEIGSKKKRRGSPTRVV